The genomic interval GTTCTGCGATGAGATCGTCGCACTGCATTCCGGTAGGCTTATCGCAAGGGGAACGCCGAAAGAAATCATGACGCCGGAAACGCTGGAGCGTATCTATGGCGTCCGTATGGATGTCATGACCCATGCTGCGACCGGCTTTCCCGTAGCACTGCCGCTTTGACATCGTTGCAGCAAAACAACGCCCTGAAGTACTCGCCTTTAACAGGAATTCGACAGGCGTTTCCCGCCCTAACAATGTCTTAATGGCATCCTACCGCCAGTAGACATTGTTAACCGTTTTGCTTTCCTTGCACCCAATTCAGTTGTTTTGGATCGATTTCGGGGAACAAACGTTAACAGTGCGGAATTCAATATCCGGAGAGGGCAAGAAGGGCTGCTGCGGGTAGGAATAAAACAGGAGAAAATCAGATGAAAAAGGCTGTTGCCGTAACTTTTGCCGCATTGACGATGGGTCTCGGTGGAACCGTGTCCGCACTCGCTGCCGACCTTGCAAGATATGAGCCGGCTCCGCAGGAGCAGGACGAACGCAATGGCGTCAAGATCGGTTACCTCACCTGCGATATCGGCGGTGGCGTCGGTTACGTAATCGGCTCGGCCAAGGAACTGGATTGCACCTTCCAGTCCACCATGGGCGCGCGTCGCACCGATCATTACACCGGCGCCATCCGCAAGATGGGCGTTGACCTTGGCTTCACCACGCAGGGCCGTCTGGTCTGGGCCGTTTTCGCCCCGACAGCGGGTTACCACCGTGGTTCGCTCGGTGGCCTTTATCAGGGCGCCACGGCTGAAGTAACCGTTGGCCTCGGCGTTGGCACCAACATCCTCGTTGGCGGCACCTCGGGCTCCATCCAGCTTCAGACGGTCAGCGTGACGGGTCAGGTTGGCCTCAACCTCGCCGCAACCGGTACATCCGTGACGCTCACTGCGATGAACTGATCATCGACGTACTGCCCGGCTTATAACGCCGGGCATTCTGTCGCATGTCAAAAAACGCCCTCTTCGTTGTCAGACGGAGAGGGCGTTGTATTATGCGGGGCATGATGATCTCGGCATTCAGAACGCTTCCGGCTTCAATGGCTTTTTTCCTCTGCATTGCTGCGCCGGCATTGGCCGAAGGCGATGCGGTGCACGGGGAAAAAGTTTTCAGCCGCTGTTCCACCTGCCACACCATCGATGCGCCGCGCACCCGCATGGGACCGCATCTGATGGGCGTGGTGGGCAGGCCGATAGCCTCCGTAGCTGATTACGGCCATTATTCGCAGGCGCTGAAGGATGCCGGTGCCGCGGGTCGGGTGTGGACGGAGGAGGAGCTGCAAAGTTTTATCTCGAGCCCAAAAAAGGCGATCCCTGGAACCTCGATGCGCTTTTTCGGGCTGTGGAGCGAAACGGATATTGCCGATCTGATCGCCTATCTGAAAACGCATCCGATGCCGCAATAACCCTTAAAGCGGTGCTTCCGAAACGATCTCTTCTGCCTCTTCCACCGTCATCGCCATCACCTTCGCGCCGATTTCGAAGCCGAAGCCGTTGCGGGCGAATGCGGAAAATTCCTTCGACTTGCGTTTTTCATCAAGCTCGACACGGCGAAAGGGGCCGAAGGCGCGCTTGCGCGCAAAGATGACGGCCGCCACCAGATCGTTGGTTTCCTGCAGTGCGACTGCGGCCGTTTCCCGATCAATGCCCTTGATCTGAAGTTTTTGCGCAAGCCCGCGCTTCGACTTGCCGCTGCGCTGGCCACTTCGCACGGCAATTTCTGCATAAGCCGTATCGTCGAGCGCCTTTATGCCATAGGCGAAGGTCACGGCGAATTCGCCAAGCGCCTTTATCTGAGCGGGGCTGATATCCTCGAATTTTTCCCGCGCCTTGCGGGTGATCGCATCGCGCAGCTGCTTTTCCGTCATCATGCGCTGTTCCAGCCGGTAGAGAGCGGAATTGCGCGCCCATGACAGCATGCGGCTGGTGGGTTCGATGGCCTGCGTTTCGCCATCCAGTGCCATGTCGTCGGTCAGGAAGGGGCTGGAATCATCGTTCATCCCGCTTTTATAGCGCAGCGAAGCCGTCTTGCCAGTTCCCGTCTGCTACACGCCCTCTGGTTTTTCAGCGTCTCACGGCGTCTGCGCGCCGGTTGCGGCGACGTAGACCGAATAGAGCGATTTCGTTGCGGTGATGAACAGGCGGTTTTTCTTCGGGCCGCCGAAGGTGAGGTTTGCGACGGTCTGCGGCACCTTGATCTTGCCAAGCAGCGTACCGTCAGGCGAGAAGCAGTGGACGCCATCGCCGGCACTGGTCCAGAGATTGCCCGCTGTATCCAGACGGAATCCATCAGGCAAGCCATTGTCGAGATTGCAGAATTCCCGGCCGTTTGTGAGCTTCACGCCGTCCACGACATCGAAAACGCGGATATGGCGTGGGCGGGATACATCATGGCTGTAGGAACTGTCTGCGACATAGAGCTTGGTTTCATCAGGCGAGAAAGCAAGGCCGTTCGGCTGCACGAAGTCATCGATGGCGATCTTGATTTCACCGGTTGCGGGATCGAGCCGGTAAACATTGCGCGTCTTCTGTTCGGGTTCCGCCTTGTAGCCCTCATAATCGGAAAGAATGCCGTAAGTGGGGTCGGTGAACCAGACGCTGCCATCGGATTTCACCACCACGTCATTAGGCGAGTTCAGCCGCTTGCCGCCGTAGCTGTCGGCAAGAACGGTGATCGAGCCGTCGACTTCGGTTCGGGTGACGCGACGGCCGCCATGTTCGCAGGAAACCAGCCGTCCCTGCCGGTCGCGCGTATTGCCATTGGTGAAGTTGGAGGGTTGGCGGAATACCGAAATCCCGCCATCCGGCACCCAGCGCAACATGCGCTCATTGGGAATGTCGCTGAACACCAGGCAGCTCAGATCGGAAAACCACACCGGGCCTTCCGCCCAGCGGCAGCCGGAATAAAGCTCTTCCAGTTCCGCATTGCCGACAATCAGAAGGCGGAAGCGTTCATCGTGAATTTCGTAAGGGGAGGCGTTGTCTGTGGTCATGAGCGTGGTCCGCTTGAGGGCTTTTCGTTCGGGGTTCAGCGTGTGGCCTTGGGGCCGCTTGCCAGAAGAATGACGGAAATGATGATGAGGCCGGTGAGGATGAGGCGGATGCCCGCGCCGAAACCATAGGTGTTCAGCATCGAGACCACCAGGAACATGAACAGCGAAGCGCCCCAGATACCGGGTACGTTGGAATCGCCGCCCGCAACCGCCGTGCCGCCGATCACCACCACGGCGATGGACATCAGCAGATATTCCGATCCCATGTTGAGTGCTGCGCCGCCGGAGAAGCTGGCGAGTAGATAACCCGCGATCGCCGCCAGTACCGCGCAGAGCACATAGGTGACGAAGCGTGCTCCATCCACCGGAATGCCGGTCATGCGGGCGGCGAAAGTGCTCTGGCCGATGGCGGAAATCCAGCGTCCGTAAAAGGTGCGGTCGAGCAGCAGCCAGGCGATGACCGAGAGGACAAGGGCGACGAGGGCAACATTCGGAATGCCGAGAGAGCTCGACGTGGCAAAGGTGGCCAGTGTTTCCGGCGGCTTGATCCGCAGGCCGCGGTTGGACCAGATGGCGATGGACTGCACGATGAAGCTCATCGAAAGCGTCGCGATGATCGGTGGGATGCGCAGAAGCTTGATCAACGTATAGTTGCCGATGCCGATGGCGATGCCGATCAGGATGGCGATCAGCAATCCCGGCAGGATGAGACCATCGGACACATCCATGAATTTGAGCGCCAGCGTGCCTGATAGCGTCATCGTGGCGGGAACGCAGAGGTCGATATTACCCGGCCCGAGCGTGATGACGAACATCTGGCCGATACCGACGATCACGGAAAAGGCCGCGAAGGTCAGGGCTGCGTGCGACAGGCCGAAGGAGCTGGCGCCGCCGGTGAACATGACGGTAACGATCCAGACTGCAGCCGTTGCGGCGAACGACCATATCCATGGTTTTTTCGAGAGAGACGAAAGCCCGTTCATTGGTTTTTCTCCCGCTTTTCGAGACGGTTGAGCAGGATGCGGAGCGCCAGCACGATGATGAGGATCGCCCCTTGCGCGCCGATCTGCCAGTCCGGCGAAATGCGCATGAAGGACAGGAACGAGCCGGCAAGGGTGAGCGTCAGCGCGCCGATGACAGCACCGATGGGCGAGACCCGACCGCCGACGAATTCGCCGCCGCCCAGAATAACGCCGGCAATCGACAGCAGCGTGTAGCGAAGCGCGATATTGGCATCTGCCGATGTCGTCAGCCCGACGAGCGCTATGCCCGACAACACCGCGAAGAAACCGGCCAGCGCGAAGGTGGCAGCACGTATGCCGATGACCGACCAGCCGGAGCGCTCGACGGAGCGGAAGTTACCGCCGACGCCGCGCATCAGCACGCCGAAGGAGGAGCGCATGACGATGTAGTGGGCAACGACCGCAATCACGATGCTGGCAACGATGGCAATTGGCACGAGCGGCGGTTTTGCCGTCATCAGCGCCCGGATGAAGGCTGGCGCCTGGCCGCCGGGTGAGGGGAGGATGAGGACGGCAAGGCCGCCCCAGACAAAGCTCATGCCAAGCGTGACGACGATTGAGGGCAGGGCGCGGATGTGGATGATGGCGCCCAGCATCGCATAAACCGCAATCGCACCGGCGAAGATCGCGATACCGAGCAGTGGCGTCGTTTGCAGGAAGGTGGCGGTGACGCAGGCGCAGAAACTGACGAAGGTACCCATCGACAGATCGAGATCGTTGACGGACATGATCAGCATCTGCGCAATGGTGGCAAGTGCAATCGGCACCGCCAGATTGAACAGCAAGTTGAGTCCGTTATAGCTCATGGCGCGCGGCTGCATGTAAAAGACGGCGGCGAGCAGGAAGGCGAGCGAGGCGGCGGGAATGATGAGACGAAGGGCACTGGCGGAGAGTTTCATGCGTGGTCCTCTCCGGAAAAGGAAGCGGCCAGCACATTCTGTTCGGTGATGTCCTCTCCCACCAGCTCCGCCTGAATGGCGCCGTCGCGGAAAACATAGACCCGGTCGCAAAGGCGGATTTCATCCATCTCGGTGGAGTACCAGATGAAGGTGCGGCCGTGGGAGGCTTCGGTTCTCAAGATATCGTAGACCTCCTGTTTGGTGCCGATATCGACGCCGCGCATCGGGTCGTCCATCAGCACGGTGCTGGCCGTGGTGGCGAGCGCACGGGCGAAAAGCACCTTCTGCTGGTTGCCGCCGGAGAGCGAAAGGATTTTGTTGCCCATGTCGGGCGTGCGAATTTCGATGCGCTTTTTCCACTGCGCGCCAAGCTCGGTTTCCTTGCCCCTGTCCACCATGCCGGCGGATGAAATATCCCGCAGCGAGGCGATGGAAAGGTTTTTGAGGATGCTCCACAGCGGGAAGGTGCCGTTCAGACTGCGATCACCCGCCACAAAGGCGATGTCGGTCTTGCGCGCAGGCAGCCAGCTGCTGTTGCGGGCAAGGTATAGATCGAGCAGCGCTTCGGTCTGGCCGTGGCCGCCGAGACCGGCAAGGCCGATGATCTCACCGCGGAAAGCCTCGAAGGCGAGGCCTTCGCCCCGGCGCGCCGGCATCGAAAGCACCTTCTCTCCCGCCTTGCGGTTTTCGCCCTTTTGCCTGTCCTGTTCCTTGACGACGCTGCCCATGGCTTCCACCAGCGTGCGCGTCGTGAACTCGCCCGCTGCCCGATCAGCGACCACTCGGCCGTCCTTCATCACCACGATGCGGGTTGCTGTCGACAGAATCTCGCCGAGAATATGCGAGATCAGCAGCACGGAGCCGCCGGTGCGCACGAAACTGCGAACATAATCCATCAATTGTTCCGCAAGACCGGCATCGAGCGAGGAAGTCGGTTCATCGAGGATCACCAGTCTCGGCGCATCCGGGGTTCGACAGAAATTGATGGCGATTTCTACCATCTGCCGCTCGGCGATGGAGAGTTCCGCGAT from Agrobacterium tumefaciens carries:
- a CDS encoding DUF992 domain-containing protein; protein product: MKKAVAVTFAALTMGLGGTVSALAADLARYEPAPQEQDERNGVKIGYLTCDIGGGVGYVIGSAKELDCTFQSTMGARRTDHYTGAIRKMGVDLGFTTQGRLVWAVFAPTAGYHRGSLGGLYQGATAEVTVGLGVGTNILVGGTSGSIQLQTVSVTGQVGLNLAATGTSVTLTAMN
- a CDS encoding c-type cytochrome, whose translation is MRGMMISAFRTLPASMAFFLCIAAPALAEGDAVHGEKVFSRCSTCHTIDAPRTRMGPHLMGVVGRPIASVADYGHYSQALKDAGAAGRVWTEEELQSFISSPKKAIPGTSMRFFGLWSETDIADLIAYLKTHPMPQ
- the recX gene encoding recombination regulator RecX, translating into MNDDSSPFLTDDMALDGETQAIEPTSRMLSWARNSALYRLEQRMMTEKQLRDAITRKAREKFEDISPAQIKALGEFAVTFAYGIKALDDTAYAEIAVRSGQRSGKSKRGLAQKLQIKGIDRETAAVALQETNDLVAAVIFARKRAFGPFRRVELDEKRKSKEFSAFARNGFGFEIGAKVMAMTVEEAEEIVSEAPL
- a CDS encoding SMP-30/gluconolactonase/LRE family protein; amino-acid sequence: MTTDNASPYEIHDERFRLLIVGNAELEELYSGCRWAEGPVWFSDLSCLVFSDIPNERMLRWVPDGGISVFRQPSNFTNGNTRDRQGRLVSCEHGGRRVTRTEVDGSITVLADSYGGKRLNSPNDVVVKSDGSVWFTDPTYGILSDYEGYKAEPEQKTRNVYRLDPATGEIKIAIDDFVQPNGLAFSPDETKLYVADSSYSHDVSRPRHIRVFDVVDGVKLTNGREFCNLDNGLPDGFRLDTAGNLWTSAGDGVHCFSPDGTLLGKIKVPQTVANLTFGGPKKNRLFITATKSLYSVYVAATGAQTP
- a CDS encoding ABC transporter permease, producing the protein MNGLSSLSKKPWIWSFAATAAVWIVTVMFTGGASSFGLSHAALTFAAFSVIVGIGQMFVITLGPGNIDLCVPATMTLSGTLALKFMDVSDGLILPGLLIAILIGIAIGIGNYTLIKLLRIPPIIATLSMSFIVQSIAIWSNRGLRIKPPETLATFATSSSLGIPNVALVALVLSVIAWLLLDRTFYGRWISAIGQSTFAARMTGIPVDGARFVTYVLCAVLAAIAGYLLASFSGGAALNMGSEYLLMSIAVVVIGGTAVAGGDSNVPGIWGASLFMFLVVSMLNTYGFGAGIRLILTGLIIISVILLASGPKATR
- a CDS encoding ABC transporter permease yields the protein MKLSASALRLIIPAASLAFLLAAVFYMQPRAMSYNGLNLLFNLAVPIALATIAQMLIMSVNDLDLSMGTFVSFCACVTATFLQTTPLLGIAIFAGAIAVYAMLGAIIHIRALPSIVVTLGMSFVWGGLAVLILPSPGGQAPAFIRALMTAKPPLVPIAIVASIVIAVVAHYIVMRSSFGVLMRGVGGNFRSVERSGWSVIGIRAATFALAGFFAVLSGIALVGLTTSADANIALRYTLLSIAGVILGGGEFVGGRVSPIGAVIGALTLTLAGSFLSFMRISPDWQIGAQGAILIIVLALRILLNRLEKREKNQ
- a CDS encoding ATP-binding cassette domain-containing protein, with the protein product MNDIIEAEEVVAARGVKVVFGAVRALDGADLVIRSGECLGLVGHNGAGKSTIVNVINGGLTPHEGSISYRGEQGRQGIAAARASGVRCVFQELSLCPNLTISENVRIMHAAMNGRNWRGRALTMIQHTLDEIFPGHGIDCELTIAELSIAERQMVEIAINFCRTPDAPRLVILDEPTSSLDAGLAEQLMDYVRSFVRTGGSVLLISHILGEILSTATRIVVMKDGRVVADRAAGEFTTRTLVEAMGSVVKEQDRQKGENRKAGEKVLSMPARRGEGLAFEAFRGEIIGLAGLGGHGQTEALLDLYLARNSSWLPARKTDIAFVAGDRSLNGTFPLWSILKNLSIASLRDISSAGMVDRGKETELGAQWKKRIEIRTPDMGNKILSLSGGNQQKVLFARALATTASTVLMDDPMRGVDIGTKQEVYDILRTEASHGRTFIWYSTEMDEIRLCDRVYVFRDGAIQAELVGEDITEQNVLAASFSGEDHA